One genomic window of Coffea eugenioides isolate CCC68of chromosome 1, Ceug_1.0, whole genome shotgun sequence includes the following:
- the LOC113762105 gene encoding wound-induced basic protein, translating into MIYDVNSPLFRSFLSQKGGSSDKRKNEEQKPKEQKPKASENKPVMTE; encoded by the exons ATGATTTACGACGTCAACTCCCCACTTTTCCGATCCTTCCTCAGCCAGAAAGGAGGCTCCTCAGACAAGAG GAAAAATGAGGAACAAAAGCCAAAGGAACAGAAGCCTAAAGCAAGTGAGAACAAGCCTGTAATGACTGAATAA